Below is a window of Arabidopsis thaliana chromosome 2, partial sequence DNA.
TCAAATAGAGACAAAAGGCGTTATTAAAAAGAGTATTAAGAAATGATTAAGGGGCTCCACCATAAACCCTAGGGTCATCAATTTGATTAGACCCAGATCTCATTGTAGGagttgattcttcttcttcattcttctttctatCAACACCTAGAAGAAGCATACTCCTTAACTTCCCCGGAGAAAATCCGCCGCCGCTACTAGTAACCTATTCATCGGAGGAAACAGAgtttatcaaatcaaaaacagagatgatgatgaagtgatTTGCAAAAGGAAAGTTTGTACTTTGAAGtaagaaatcagaaaattgACAAATCTGGCTTTTGATATCCCTAATTTTACGCAAAACCCAGTTTCGGTAAACGTGAAACCGAAGCATTTTCTCACCTGGGTCTTTCCGATTCGTTCGTAATCCATCGAAAGAGAATCTCAAAAATCTTCACTTTTTTCTCGAGAACCAAAAATCCTGAAAAAGAGTGATGCAAAAtgtgtaagaaaatataatagtaGTAGTAGATTGTTGGTGTTATCAGAACTCAGAAGCATTATTTGAAAGGAAGAGTACAGTGAATGATAAGAGAGCTTGGAAGCTTGTGAAAGTACAGAGATTGATACACACtgtgtctttctttctttctttctcaaagcttctctcttttcttttcttttttttggttttttttttttttggtcttaaGCTGACATCAAAATAAGGGACATTCACAGTGATGGAGCCTTTAAGTTAAGCAACTGTTGTACCAtctgccaaaaaaagaagaagttaaggGACATTCAATAATCTTGATCTATAGTTCATAAATCTTACATAATTCTTCACATCCAAATTCGTTGTTGATTATAACGCAGGACTTGCTATTTGAATCGAAATTTTACCCAAATAATACTATAGTTATATTATTTGGTCAGTTCTCTATATAGACTAGAGTTTGTTGTAATTCTTGACCCCccaaaaaagtattaattcaaaatattaaaatcttaacttttgacccccaaaaaaacacatcttattttagttaattacttaatttaattctgttttgcttttgcaCTTCTTAATTTGTacttaaattattttacaacaaattaattttttttgttgataccTAAAGTGATAAAAATTCGATATCaaaaatgcaattttttttgagaaacttaCTAGATTttaggttatatatatttttcactaAACATTATTTCTTGATTAGAACTATAGAAGTATATTACAATTtggcaacaaaaaaatatatattagtgtatttagttatatatgttatatatgtatatatattcttttaattttttaaaatgtctaATTCATAAATTAACTCATGTTCGTTAAAACTCGTTCATATAATTTGTACTCTAAATTATACTTGATTATATAACTCATCTATTAAATGAATTTCATTCATACTGATAAAAAACCAAGCTGAGTTGACTCATCTCATGAGCTAACATATCATTTCGACACCTCTAATTAGGACTATAGAAGTATTTTACAATTaggcacacaaaaaaaagtatattatcattacgaagaaaaaaaagtggtgGCCTGGCCTCCATAGGATGCTCATGCTGTCTTTGAAGGCCCATAAGTAAGGCCATGCCTATTTGACGGtcaaagacaaaaatggtTCCATTTGACCAAGAAGATGATCATATAGTATTATGACAGCTATTGTACTCCCCAATCCAACACAGCAACACACGAATGCCTAGTCGGTGATTCATCATGAAGATTAATTCCTACATAATTAGTATTATCTTCTAACAATTCTCATTTTTCAAAGATTCAAGCCTGCAGCTCCAAAGTGAGAATCACGGATTGTACTTAAATCGAGTGCGAATATAGCTGATGTTTagaatttttggaaaatttctACGTTTCgtagatataattttttgggATTACTAGCAAAACCCAAACCTCCAAAAATTCTTAATCTcgaattaattatattttttttatcgtcgatttattatttattacaaattatataaactgTTATATAGTCGATTATACTACGAACAATTCCTTCCAACCGTTATTAGATCTACGACAGCCGCCAccaccttttcttttttcatgcTTTTGATGGACattttttcaacaattttttttgcgTAGAATCCTAACAAGCAGTTATAATTGTACATCGTTGGAAATCTCTTACATACTTACTTCCATTAATCTGCAAATCAGCTAATAAATTTCTATCGTCGAAGCTTTTTGTAGGTAtacgtttttttatttctctcactttaaaaataaaaaccaaaaaaattttttatgcaaaaacaaaatgatctCATATGAGGACTCTTGTATGTTGGGCCTGGCCCTGAAGATATCTATTGTAAGAAAgatcaattaaaaaagtaaaaattaccATAACTGTCATTCTCTAATCATAATAGCTTACTTTGCTTCACTTGATTAGGcataatatttgaattctCTTTGTGTGGATCAAGCCAGCTTTGGTTTGCTCTTTATCCACATGTGCCACGTGGAGCAGCGTGTCAGTCAACTTTCAACAACTACTTGACTCTCCCGACGATAATTACCGGCTATCTCCGGTTCTCGTTTCCGACGTCGGCcgtttctttttcatttttgtcgttttttttccaaatttttttatttcgggaaaataacaaaaaaagaaagaaataaaaagaggtGATTCAAATCCAGAGAGTTCTCATTATGTATATTCAAAATCTGAATCGAGAAGGAATCTGACTCGTGTAGATGAGAATCGGCGGCGTCGAGGTTACGAAATTTGCGTCGGAGATGatgtcgtcgtcgtcttcgtcGGCGGTGGAGATGTTGAATCTCAAAGAAGCTTCGAATTGGTGGTCAGACGTAAACGAATCTCCGATTTGGCAGGATCGTATCTTCCATGTTCTCGCTGTTCTCTACGGAATCGTTTCCCTCGTTGCTGTGGTACGTTTCGTTTCTGGATTTGATTGATGATTCTTCGATGAAATTGGTGTAACAtcttatgtttgattttggtttagattcAACTTGTGAGAATACAATTGAGAGTTCCTGAATATGGTTGGACGACGCAAAAGGTCTTTCACTTTCTCAATTTCGTTGTTAATGGAGGTTAGTGTTGCTGCGGATTTTGATTTCGTGTGTTCatgttgattgattgattgatttggcTCATCTTGTATCTGGTAGTTCGTGCTGTGGTGTTTGTCTTCAGGCGAAATGTTCAGTTTATGCAACCAGAGGTTTAGGATCATTCACCATCATTGTAATTTTAATCTTATTGACTTGTTTATTGTGTCAACCTTCTAAATTTGCAGTGTTATCTTTGTAGATTCTGCAACATATCTTGCTTGATATTCCAAGTCTTGCTTTCTTCACCACCTATGCTCTTCTGGTTCTTTTCTGGGCTGAAATTTATTATCAGGTAGTTTCTAATGAGTATCTatgggtttctttttttgtcaatgcttctttggttttgatattttacTTAACACTCTTTTGATTGGACAGGCGCGTGCAGTATCGACTGATGGACTCAGGCCAAGCTTCTTCACAATTAATGCAGTTGTATATGTAGTTCAGGTATTCTTGCAATCTTTAAGAAAtttaagtttggtttttgtggGGTCATGGCATATCTTATTGGATGTATTACTTCCAGATTGCTCTATGGTTGGTTTTGTGGTGGAAGCCTGTTCGAGTTATGGTAATCCTATCTAAGATGTTCTTTGCAGGTAATTAGCTTCGATCCTATCGATACACTCTTTCTATATAATCCATAGTGCCTGTCTCACCTCTCTTGCGAATTTTATATTTGCAGGTGTTTCATTGTTCGCTGCCCTTGGATTTTTACTTTATGGTGGAAGGTAAATCTGTTGCCACTCTAATATGTTGACATTTGACATTACCATAGTTTCTATCACTACCACTAAAACTGTGTTGTCATTTTTGAGGAATTAGATACACAAAATTGTGCTCATATTTCTTGCAGTCACAGTCACTTGCATTTTTTCCTGCTTTGATTCCTAGCTAGACTAGATTCTCTTGGTGCTAAAGCTGAGTACcattaaaaatgattatattCTTGCATTTGTGCTTAATTATGTCTCCTTTTATATTGATCTTATGGCAGGCTTTTCCTAATGTTGCAACGGTTTCCAGTAGAATCTAAAGGGCGGCGCAAAAAGCTGCAAGAGGTAAACCATCGATTGTACAAATCATAAGTATAGTCAACTATTTATTGCTTCTCGATTGTTTACTTTCACTCTTATGTATGGTAGGTTGGTTACGTGACAACCATATGCTTTACGTGTTTCCTCATCAGATGTATCATGGTAAAGACACACATGAACAAATCTTTATGTTGATATCTATCAATCCTTACCTTCTTGGTTGGATTATCTTCTCTACAACAGGCTATAGTCAGTTTTGGAATTAAATCTAACCAAAGCTTTTgtcatttaatatttgtttagatGTGCTTTGCTGCTTTCGATGAGGGGGCAAACCTTGATGTGTTAGATCACCCCATCCTTAACTTCATATATTACCTGGTAACCTCTCTCTTAGCTTAATCATAGAATCTGATCATGAACATTAGCTTAATATATGTAACCTGATTTCGTTACTTGATTACAGTTGGTAGAGATATTACCCTCCTCTCTGGTCCTCTTCATCTTGAGAAAGCTACCACCAAAACGAGGCATTACACAATACCATCAGATTCGCTGAAATGTAAAGGCACGACAACTAATgatcagatgaagaagacaagactATGGTTGTTTATGCTTTTCTGTAATCAATAGAGAGAAAAGCATAAGATGGAAATGAAATAGATCTAAAGCTGATAAGGCCTTTTGGTTGATGATGGGAATGGATTCTACTTGATTTTTGGTAAACGGTAAACTGGGGTTTGTTCCCTTTATATAAAGGTTATGttgtaaaaaatttattataaagtACATGTAAGAATTGTGTAAATTTATGTTGAATCAtgtggtaaaaaaaaaaaaaagtttctttttattgtctTCAGTCTGAGAAtttaaaagatgaaagaatGAGAAGCAAGTTTTTATACCATgagttttgtgtgtgtgtttctgaaaaaaatacaGATGTAGTGAAGTTTGAAGTACCTCatatttattgaaataaaatcAGTTGATTTCGTTGGTCTTTTCTAGGAATTCAGGATAGATCACTCTTGAACACATTAAGGCTGCAATGATTGACATTTTAGAGCAAgatgaaaaagttgaaaatacAGGTTTGAAGtggatatttttaaaaaatgtattatacGTAATGAATGtattttgtttccaaaacaTATAGTTGAATGATTGAAAATGTTTGAGCTGAACATTATTCAACTCATTCCTCTGCAAAATAGTAGATGAAAGGATTGAATAGTTTTCCTTTACAGtttgttcattttttcattattttggttgaatgAGTTGAATCAATTTTTCAACATATTCATTTAAATGGTAAAAAGTGAGATGAATAGtcatttaacattttcaaccttttattttaatacaaccattttcataataaattaaataaaatcgTAATTCAGCTGGAAATTGTTCCTCCacaaaataagagaagaacgaatgaataaaaattattcattgtgtccaaattattcattttgatttaCTAATCCATTTTGAGAACATTTCGACCATATCATTTTGATCATACCAAATCCACAAATCAGCTCTATCCATTGCtgatttttaagaatatgTATTGCTATTAATCATAgttgttttgaaaataagaTGGATATCATTTTGTATAAGATATATACGTAAATTCATATTGCTATCAATCATAGTTTAGTGTGTATATTGATTAGTTGATTCTTGTAAACTAGATTCTTTATGATTGAAAGCCATATATAAACTCTTAGAAGACCATTAATGATGCATGGCagagttaaacaaaaaacaataatttttcttaagaaaaacatagtGTTTTTTATTGCCACAGTTATTAATGTAGTGGTATAGTTTAGTATGGTGGAGATTCAATCACATTTACACTAAATAATCCAGATGAgattgtgaatttgtgataTAATCAATGATCCAATTTTAAAGATTGGAGATTTCTTCCCTCATGGAATGAATAAGTCCACAAGAGACATAAGAATATCTTGCCTATAAGAAAGTATATATCacttacaaacaaaaaaatgaaaggaaaacagttgaatttatcatattttgagTGCTTCAACCATAATTGCATTTTGATGATAGATACTGATATAGTCACACGTCTTTGGCACATTGACACCAATAACATCAGGGAGAACgttagaccatctccaatggttAAGAACTAATTGATTCTTAACTTTgcatttaaattaaaattttaaaacatgacatattatagtttttttcttatgaaaacATCTTAGCTAAGAAATAAATCTTATTTTCTAAGcagttttgatttatttttcagagtttaattctaaaatattagtttaagATATACAACCTAAGATATATCAATGGAAGTAAAAAAGGTAAGTTTGAACCGAGCAATAACTTTTCTAACCGTTGTgaattatttaattagaaacTCCCCATAATTAGCAAACGGTAACTTTTCTAACCgttatgaattattatttatttcattcgAAACTCCCCAAAATTAGCAAACAGTaacttttgtaaaatataatattttacccGAACCTGTAACTTATTCGACCGTTAGAAgtaatctctatatatacacctTCGTCTACCA
It encodes the following:
- the TOM3 gene encoding tobamovirus multiplication protein 3 (tobamovirus multiplication protein 3 (TOM3); INVOLVED IN: viral replication complex formation and maintenance; LOCATED IN: endomembrane system; EXPRESSED IN: 23 plant structures; EXPRESSED DURING: 14 growth stages; CONTAINS InterPro DOMAIN/s: Protein of unknown function DUF1084 (InterPro:IPR009457); BEST Arabidopsis thaliana protein match is: Protein of unknown function (DUF1084) (TAIR:AT1G14530.2); Has 262 Blast hits to 261 proteins in 45 species: Archae - 0; Bacteria - 0; Metazoa - 0; Fungi - 0; Plants - 200; Viruses - 0; Other Eukaryotes - 62 (source: NCBI BLink).), whose translation is MRIGGVEVTKFASEMMSSSSSSAVEMLNLKEASNWWSDVNESPIWQDRIFHVLAVLYGIVSLVAVIQLVRIQLRVPEYGWTTQKVFHFLNFVVNGVRAVVFVFRRNVQFMQPEILQHILLDIPSLAFFTTYALLVLFWAEIYYQARAVSTDGLRPSFFTINAVVYVVQIALWLVLWWKPVRVMVILSKMFFAGVSLFAALGFLLYGGRLFLMLQRFPVESKGRRKKLQEVGYVTTICFTCFLIRCIMMCFAAFDEGANLDVLDHPILNFIYYLLVEILPSSLVLFILRKLPPKRGITQYHQIR